In Gemmatimonadetes bacterium T265, one DNA window encodes the following:
- a CDS encoding tungsten formylmethanofuran dehydrogenase subunit E, with amino-acid sequence MATSTRPTRKSAPASAPAPDRAPAAAPPLTREQLVAAYRTMLLSRRVDDKEVQLKRQNKIFFQISGAGHEAVLAAAGFAFRSGYDWFYTYYRDRALCLALGVTAREMLYAAVGAAADPSSGGRQMPSHWGHRAFNIPSSSSPTGTQFLQAVGAAEASLRARLLDVTDGFPGDEVVFVSTGDGTTSQGEFWESLNTASNLKLPVVYLVEDNGYAISVPVEVNTAGGSISDLVAHFPDLHVERVDGCDLVASYEALSRAVAHARARRGPALVHAKVIRPYSHSLSDDETLYRPQEERDEEALRDPLTTFPAWLVANGHATPAELDAIAADVDAEILAATDDALAQAQPGPETVYDYVYSPDVDPTGEQFDTEDDPQFAPTSGGGAEATMIDQINAVLKDEMRRNDRIVVFGEDVADVSREQHLGKVKGKGGVFKATHGLQAEFGSARVYNSPLAEANIIGRAIGLAQRGFKPVVEIQFFDYIWTAFMQLRDELATMRWRSNNTFAAPVVVRTTYGGYIRGAIYHSQTGASIFTHCPGLRVVCPSTALDAAGLLRTSIRCEDPVIFLEHKHLYRQTYNKGRYPGPNFMIPFGKARTVREGTDVTIVTYGATVQRALAAANQLHEERGVDVEVLDLRTLAPWDQEAVYASVKKTSRVVVAYEDAISWGYGAEIAARVADDCFAWLDAPVKRVASTDTFVGYAPSLEDAILPQVETFKRAVDEVLAY; translated from the coding sequence ATGGCCACCAGCACCCGCCCGACCCGTAAGAGCGCCCCCGCCTCCGCCCCGGCGCCCGACCGCGCGCCAGCGGCCGCGCCGCCGCTCACCCGCGAGCAGCTCGTCGCCGCGTACCGCACGATGCTCCTCTCGCGCCGCGTCGACGACAAGGAGGTGCAGCTCAAGCGGCAGAACAAGATCTTCTTCCAGATCTCCGGCGCGGGCCACGAGGCCGTCCTCGCCGCGGCCGGTTTCGCCTTCCGCTCCGGGTACGACTGGTTCTACACGTACTACCGCGACCGGGCGCTCTGCCTCGCGTTAGGCGTGACCGCGCGCGAGATGCTCTACGCCGCCGTCGGCGCGGCCGCGGACCCGAGCTCCGGCGGGCGACAGATGCCGTCGCACTGGGGGCACCGGGCGTTCAACATCCCGAGCTCGTCGTCGCCGACGGGGACGCAGTTCCTGCAGGCCGTCGGCGCGGCCGAGGCGTCGCTCCGGGCCCGGCTACTCGACGTCACCGACGGGTTCCCGGGCGACGAGGTCGTCTTCGTCTCGACGGGCGACGGCACGACGAGTCAGGGCGAGTTCTGGGAGTCGCTGAACACGGCGAGCAACCTCAAGCTGCCGGTCGTCTACCTCGTCGAGGACAACGGCTACGCGATCTCGGTGCCGGTCGAGGTGAACACCGCGGGCGGGTCGATCTCGGACCTCGTCGCCCACTTCCCCGACCTCCACGTCGAGCGCGTCGACGGCTGCGACTTGGTCGCGAGCTACGAGGCGCTCTCCCGGGCCGTCGCGCACGCGCGGGCGCGCCGCGGTCCGGCGCTCGTGCACGCGAAGGTCATCCGCCCGTACTCGCACTCGCTCTCCGACGACGAGACGCTCTACCGCCCGCAGGAGGAGCGCGACGAGGAGGCGCTGCGCGACCCGCTGACGACGTTCCCCGCGTGGCTCGTCGCGAATGGCCACGCGACGCCGGCGGAGCTCGACGCGATCGCCGCGGACGTCGACGCCGAGATCCTCGCCGCGACGGACGACGCGCTCGCGCAGGCGCAGCCGGGACCGGAGACGGTCTACGACTACGTCTACTCGCCCGACGTCGACCCGACGGGCGAGCAGTTCGACACCGAGGACGACCCGCAGTTCGCGCCGACGTCGGGCGGCGGCGCCGAGGCGACGATGATCGACCAGATCAACGCCGTGCTGAAGGACGAGATGCGCCGCAACGACCGCATCGTCGTCTTCGGCGAGGACGTGGCCGACGTCTCGCGCGAGCAGCACCTCGGCAAGGTCAAGGGCAAGGGCGGCGTGTTCAAGGCGACGCACGGGCTGCAGGCGGAGTTCGGCTCGGCGCGCGTCTATAACAGCCCGCTCGCGGAGGCCAACATCATCGGGCGCGCGATCGGGCTCGCGCAGCGCGGCTTCAAGCCGGTCGTCGAGATCCAGTTCTTTGACTACATCTGGACCGCGTTCATGCAGCTCCGCGACGAGCTCGCGACGATGCGCTGGCGGTCGAACAACACGTTCGCCGCGCCGGTCGTCGTGCGGACGACGTACGGCGGCTACATCCGCGGCGCGATCTACCACTCGCAGACGGGCGCGTCGATCTTCACGCACTGCCCGGGGCTGCGCGTCGTCTGCCCGAGCACCGCGCTCGACGCGGCCGGCCTGCTACGGACGAGCATCCGCTGCGAGGACCCGGTGATCTTCCTCGAGCACAAGCACCTCTACCGGCAGACGTACAACAAGGGGCGCTACCCGGGGCCCAACTTCATGATCCCGTTCGGCAAGGCGCGCACGGTGCGCGAGGGCACGGACGTGACGATCGTGACCTACGGCGCGACGGTGCAGCGCGCGCTCGCCGCGGCCAACCAGCTGCACGAGGAGCGCGGCGTGGACGTCGAGGTGCTCGACCTGCGCACGCTCGCGCCGTGGGACCAGGAAGCGGTCTACGCGAGCGTGAAGAAGACCTCGCGCGTGGTCGTCGCCTACGAGGACGCGATCTCGTGGGGGTACGGCGCGGAGATCGCGGCGCGCGTGGCCGACGACTGCTTCGCGTGGCTCGACGCGCCGGTCAAGCGCGTGGCGAGCACGGACACGTTCGTCGGCTACGCGCCGTCGCTCGAGGACGCGATCCTGCCGCAGGTCGAGACGTTCAAGCGCGCGGTCGACGAGGTGCTCGCGTACTGA
- a CDS encoding inward rectifier potassium channel protein: MADQPPTSPPPQRANLDNDLGFGAVVSRESRRRLLNPDGSFNVRREGLGPIERFAPYHTALLMPWPQFLAYFTAAYLGTNVLFAVAFWLCGPAALVDSGHTLDGNTFVRAFFFSVETFATIGYGAVAPVGVAANVVVTVEALVSILAVALVTGLVFARFSRPTARVRFSRIAVLAPYNDGGTAFMFRLVNERRTELLQLEIRVLFAYFVEQGGRRTRRYDQLALERERVTFIPLALTVVHPITADSPLAGLDREALNTLEAEFLILLSAVDETNAQVVHARTSYKPDEIVAGVKFANLFNPPRPDGTLSIDVSRLDDVEPATAPVPPNAPAPA; the protein is encoded by the coding sequence ATGGCCGACCAACCGCCCACATCGCCCCCGCCGCAGCGCGCAAATCTCGACAACGACCTCGGCTTCGGCGCCGTCGTCTCGCGCGAGAGCCGGCGCCGGCTGCTCAACCCGGACGGTTCGTTCAACGTCCGGCGCGAGGGGCTTGGTCCGATCGAGCGGTTCGCGCCGTACCACACGGCGCTCCTCATGCCGTGGCCGCAGTTCCTCGCCTACTTCACCGCGGCGTACCTCGGTACCAACGTCCTGTTCGCGGTCGCCTTCTGGCTCTGCGGCCCCGCGGCCCTCGTCGACTCCGGCCACACGCTCGACGGCAACACCTTCGTGCGCGCGTTCTTCTTCAGCGTCGAAACCTTCGCGACGATCGGCTACGGCGCGGTCGCCCCGGTCGGCGTCGCGGCGAACGTCGTCGTCACGGTCGAGGCGCTCGTCAGCATTCTGGCGGTCGCGCTCGTGACGGGGCTCGTCTTCGCCCGCTTCTCGCGCCCGACCGCGCGCGTCCGGTTCAGTCGGATCGCGGTGCTCGCGCCGTATAATGACGGCGGCACGGCGTTCATGTTCCGCCTCGTCAACGAACGTCGTACCGAGCTCCTGCAACTCGAAATCCGCGTCCTGTTCGCCTACTTCGTCGAGCAGGGCGGACGCCGCACGCGTCGCTACGACCAGCTCGCGCTCGAGCGGGAGCGCGTGACGTTCATCCCGCTCGCGCTCACGGTCGTGCACCCGATCACGGCCGACAGCCCGCTCGCGGGCCTCGACCGCGAGGCGCTGAACACCTTGGAGGCGGAGTTCCTCATCCTGCTCTCGGCGGTCGACGAAACCAACGCGCAGGTCGTACACGCACGCACGTCGTACAAGCCCGACGAGATCGTCGCGGGCGTGAAGTTCGCGAACCTCTTCAACCCGCCGCGCCCTGACGGCACGCTCTCGATCGACGTCTCGCGGCTGGACGACGTCGAGCCGGCCACCGCGCCCGTGCCCCCCAACGCGCCCGCGCCGGCCTAA
- a CDS encoding hydrolase: protein MRGEFIDVGGARLYAHAAGSRGGGEPVVLLHGFPTSSHLWARVASALPPDRRVLLVDLLGYGRSDRPDGQSLSIRAHAERVVALLDALGINYACVVGHELGGAVALATAVRWPQRVARLGLVSAVAYDDWPARELRVLRAMLPLTRHLPPTFLLSLLRKEVVRGYVDHGLGERSVTRYLRPFRTAEGRDTLVEHLLALDAAETQTLTARLKDLVMPTAVVAGAHDAFVPPATAERLANDIPGATLDVVADGRHFLPEEQPRAVADAIARLLERD, encoded by the coding sequence ATGCGCGGCGAGTTCATCGACGTCGGCGGCGCGCGGCTCTACGCCCACGCCGCCGGCTCGCGCGGCGGCGGCGAGCCGGTCGTGCTCCTCCACGGGTTCCCGACCTCGTCGCACCTGTGGGCGCGCGTGGCGTCCGCGCTCCCGCCCGACCGCCGGGTCCTTCTCGTCGACCTACTCGGCTACGGCCGGAGCGACCGCCCGGACGGCCAGTCGCTCTCGATCCGCGCCCACGCCGAGCGCGTCGTCGCGCTGCTCGACGCGCTCGGCATCAACTACGCCTGCGTCGTCGGGCACGAACTCGGCGGCGCGGTGGCGCTCGCGACGGCGGTGCGCTGGCCGCAGCGCGTCGCGCGGCTGGGCCTCGTGAGCGCGGTCGCGTACGACGACTGGCCCGCGCGCGAGCTCCGGGTTCTGCGCGCGATGCTGCCGCTGACGCGGCACCTGCCGCCGACGTTCCTCCTCTCGCTCCTGCGCAAGGAGGTCGTGCGCGGCTACGTGGACCACGGCTTGGGCGAGCGGTCGGTGACGCGCTACCTGCGCCCCTTCCGCACGGCCGAAGGGCGCGACACGCTCGTCGAGCACCTGCTGGCGCTGGACGCGGCCGAGACGCAGACGCTGACGGCCCGGCTCAAGGACCTCGTGATGCCGACGGCCGTCGTCGCGGGCGCGCACGACGCGTTCGTCCCGCCCGCGACGGCCGAGCGGCTCGCGAACGACATCCCGGGCGCGACGCTCGACGTGGTCGCGGACGGGCGCCATTTTTTACCCGAGGAGCAGCCGCGCGCGGTGGCGGACGCCATCGCGCGGCTGCTCGAGCGCGACTAA
- the lon_2 gene encoding Lon protease, which translates to MAHRQTLPVLPLRGTVIFPGVTQPIAAGRPGTLRAIEAALKEERVVFAVAQRDNSDEPSAENLYTTGVIARIGQIQRGLGGVQLLLQGEQRATALQYTTTEGYLQAVTVPADEMLPLDDKDAAFEALHKETRERAAELGERRGLPEEVVHQVLDSVTEPGKFADLVAGYIELTVAEKQSLLETLSVEERMRKVLVLVQRQIGLLEAQEDIKSAVQEELGERQREMFLREQMKAIQKELGDDDQSKELEALREKLGALPLPKEARQEVERELGRLERAGRESMEAQVIRTYLEWIAELPWGTRSDDRLDLNGATEILDEDHYGLQDVKDRVLEFLAVRQLRADQLAKEVEEKGEVPASELMPESDDATPTLAASTADGDRPVTDAKEAKAKAMARGPILLFTGPPGVGKTSIAKSIAKALGREYVRVALGGARDEADIRGHRRTYVGALPGRIIQGMKQAGTKNPVFLLDEVDKLGHGFQGDPAAALLEVLDPAQNNAFVDHYMGVPFDLSECLFIATANFPQNISGPLMDRMEVVEFAGYTEREKAEIAKKYLIPRQLEESGLGDKHIGFTDGAVMRIVSEYTREAGVRQLERQVGAVARKVARRVATGNAAVLDDKTIDAEEVRELLGRPRVHPEKVAEQNEVGVAIGMYYTPMGGDIMFIEAAIRRLTAGGRRNGDSADDAMQVAGYGNVSLILTGQLGDVMKESARAALTYAVTHAGRLRIPEDRLGNIEVHVHVPAGAIPKDGPSAGAAMSTAIVSAMSGRPVRRDVAMTGEATLRGRVLPIGGLKEKVLGAHRAGIKTIILPKANEADMEDIPEEVREQLTFHPVESLDEVFAIALLPAEGPAAGSVRKTVMEEMEEAAAAR; encoded by the coding sequence ATGGCTCATCGCCAGACCTTACCCGTCCTGCCCCTGCGCGGGACGGTCATCTTCCCGGGCGTCACGCAGCCCATCGCGGCCGGGCGCCCGGGGACGCTGCGCGCGATCGAGGCGGCGCTCAAGGAAGAGCGCGTCGTCTTCGCGGTCGCGCAGCGCGACAACTCCGACGAACCGAGCGCGGAGAACCTCTACACGACCGGCGTGATCGCCCGCATCGGGCAGATCCAGCGCGGGCTGGGCGGCGTGCAGCTGCTCCTGCAGGGCGAGCAGCGCGCGACCGCGCTGCAGTACACGACGACCGAGGGCTACCTCCAGGCCGTGACCGTTCCGGCCGACGAGATGCTCCCGCTCGACGACAAGGACGCCGCGTTCGAGGCGCTCCACAAGGAAACGCGCGAGCGCGCCGCGGAGCTCGGCGAGCGCCGCGGGCTCCCCGAGGAGGTCGTGCACCAGGTGCTCGACTCCGTGACCGAGCCGGGCAAGTTCGCCGACCTCGTCGCGGGCTACATCGAGCTGACGGTCGCCGAGAAGCAGAGCCTGCTCGAGACGCTCTCGGTCGAGGAGCGCATGCGCAAGGTGCTCGTCCTCGTGCAGCGCCAGATCGGGCTGCTCGAGGCGCAGGAGGACATCAAGAGCGCGGTCCAGGAGGAACTCGGCGAGCGCCAGCGCGAGATGTTCCTCCGCGAGCAGATGAAGGCGATCCAGAAGGAGCTCGGCGACGACGACCAGTCCAAGGAGCTCGAGGCGCTGCGCGAGAAGTTAGGCGCGCTGCCGCTGCCGAAGGAGGCGCGGCAGGAGGTCGAGCGCGAGCTCGGCCGGCTCGAGCGCGCCGGGCGCGAGTCGATGGAGGCGCAGGTCATCCGCACGTACCTCGAGTGGATCGCCGAGTTGCCGTGGGGCACGCGGAGCGACGACCGCCTCGACCTGAACGGCGCGACCGAGATCCTCGACGAGGACCACTACGGGCTGCAGGACGTCAAGGACCGCGTGCTCGAGTTCCTCGCCGTGCGGCAGCTGCGCGCCGACCAGCTGGCCAAGGAAGTCGAGGAGAAGGGCGAGGTGCCGGCCTCGGAGTTGATGCCGGAGAGCGACGACGCGACGCCGACGCTGGCCGCGAGCACCGCCGACGGCGACCGCCCGGTGACCGACGCGAAGGAGGCGAAGGCCAAGGCGATGGCGCGCGGCCCGATCCTCCTCTTCACCGGCCCGCCGGGCGTGGGCAAGACCTCGATCGCGAAGTCGATCGCCAAGGCGTTAGGCCGCGAGTACGTGCGCGTCGCGTTGGGCGGCGCGCGGGACGAGGCGGACATCCGCGGGCACCGGCGCACCTACGTCGGCGCGCTCCCGGGCCGCATCATCCAGGGCATGAAGCAGGCGGGCACGAAGAACCCCGTCTTCCTGCTGGACGAGGTCGACAAGCTCGGCCACGGCTTCCAAGGCGACCCCGCGGCGGCGCTGCTCGAGGTGCTCGACCCCGCGCAGAACAACGCGTTCGTCGACCACTACATGGGCGTGCCGTTCGACCTGAGCGAGTGCCTATTCATCGCGACCGCGAACTTCCCGCAGAACATCAGCGGGCCGCTGATGGACCGCATGGAGGTCGTCGAGTTCGCCGGCTACACCGAGCGGGAAAAGGCGGAGATCGCGAAGAAGTACTTGATTCCGCGCCAGCTCGAGGAGAGCGGGCTCGGCGACAAGCACATCGGCTTCACCGACGGCGCCGTGATGCGCATCGTCTCGGAGTACACGCGCGAGGCGGGCGTCCGCCAGCTGGAGCGCCAGGTCGGCGCGGTCGCCCGCAAGGTGGCGCGCCGCGTGGCGACCGGGAACGCCGCCGTGCTCGACGACAAAACGATCGACGCCGAGGAGGTGCGCGAGCTGCTGGGCCGCCCGCGCGTCCACCCGGAGAAGGTCGCCGAGCAGAACGAGGTCGGCGTGGCGATCGGCATGTACTACACGCCGATGGGCGGCGACATCATGTTCATCGAGGCGGCGATCCGCCGGCTCACGGCGGGCGGCCGCCGCAACGGGGATTCGGCCGACGACGCGATGCAGGTCGCGGGGTACGGCAACGTCTCGCTCATCCTCACCGGCCAGCTGGGCGACGTGATGAAGGAGAGCGCGCGCGCGGCACTCACGTACGCGGTGACGCACGCGGGCCGGCTGCGGATCCCCGAGGACCGGCTGGGCAACATCGAGGTGCACGTGCACGTCCCGGCGGGCGCGATCCCCAAGGACGGGCCGAGCGCCGGCGCGGCGATGAGCACCGCCATCGTCAGCGCGATGAGCGGGCGCCCGGTGCGCCGCGACGTCGCGATGACGGGCGAGGCGACGCTCCGCGGCCGCGTCCTGCCGATCGGCGGGCTCAAGGAGAAGGTGTTAGGCGCGCACCGCGCCGGCATCAAGACGATCATCCTCCCGAAGGCGAACGAGGCCGACATGGAGGACATCCCGGAGGAGGTGCGCGAGCAGCTCACCTTCCACCCCGTCGAGTCGTTAGACGAGGTGTTCGCGATCGCCCTGCTGCCGGCCGAAGGGCCGGCGGCCGGGTCGGTCCGGAAGACGGTGATGGAGGAGATGGAAGAGGCCGCGGCGGCGCGCTGA
- the pfk-1 gene encoding ATP-dependent 6-phosphofructokinase yields the protein MRIAISTGGGDAPGLNAVIRAAVLSAVRRGWDVLGIKRGFAGLLGDDEVVPLSPIAVRGIAHLGGTILGTTNRGSPFDYPVRQPDGSFVYVDRSDELVANARALGIDAIISIGGDGSLRIAQQLMGKGLNVVCVPKTIDNDVPCTINTFGFDTAVSTVVEALDKLHTTAESHDRVMVVEVMGRDAGFIALYAGIAGTADVILIPEIPYDVEQVCEKVRARERAGRRFSIIVVAEGAMPIGGAVSILGESMPGQARRVGGLCEPLAREIQTRTGKETRSLVLGHLQRGGQPTGYDRLLSTRFGGAAVRAIEEGLWGHMVALQSPHIVFVPIAEVLRSEKRVEVDGDIVTTARELGIGFGDAPVAD from the coding sequence ATGCGTATTGCCATTTCGACCGGGGGCGGCGACGCCCCAGGGCTGAACGCCGTCATCCGCGCCGCCGTCCTGTCCGCCGTGCGCCGGGGCTGGGACGTGTTGGGCATCAAGCGCGGGTTCGCCGGCCTGCTCGGAGACGACGAGGTCGTCCCTCTCTCTCCGATCGCGGTCCGCGGCATCGCGCACCTGGGTGGCACGATCCTCGGCACGACCAACCGCGGGAGCCCCTTCGATTATCCCGTACGGCAGCCCGACGGCAGCTTCGTCTACGTCGACCGCTCCGACGAACTCGTCGCGAACGCGCGCGCGCTCGGGATCGACGCGATCATCTCGATCGGCGGCGACGGCTCGCTCCGCATCGCCCAGCAGCTGATGGGCAAGGGCCTCAACGTCGTCTGCGTCCCGAAGACGATCGACAACGACGTCCCGTGCACGATCAACACGTTCGGCTTCGACACGGCGGTGAGCACCGTCGTCGAGGCGCTCGACAAGCTGCACACCACCGCCGAAAGCCACGACCGCGTCATGGTCGTCGAGGTCATGGGACGCGACGCGGGCTTCATCGCCCTGTACGCCGGCATCGCGGGGACCGCGGACGTCATCCTCATCCCCGAAATCCCGTACGACGTCGAACAGGTGTGCGAGAAAGTGCGCGCTCGCGAGCGCGCCGGGCGCCGCTTCTCCATCATCGTCGTAGCGGAAGGCGCAATGCCGATCGGCGGCGCGGTGTCGATCCTCGGCGAGTCCATGCCCGGACAGGCCCGCCGCGTGGGCGGACTCTGCGAGCCGCTGGCCCGCGAAATCCAGACACGTACCGGCAAGGAAACCCGCTCCCTCGTCCTCGGCCACCTGCAGCGCGGCGGGCAGCCCACTGGGTACGACCGGCTCCTCTCGACGCGCTTCGGCGGGGCAGCGGTCCGCGCGATCGAAGAAGGACTGTGGGGGCACATGGTCGCGCTGCAGTCGCCACACATCGTCTTCGTCCCGATCGCCGAGGTACTCCGCAGCGAGAAACGCGTCGAAGTCGACGGCGACATCGTGACGACCGCGCGCGAGCTCGGGATCGGGTTCGGCGATGCGCCCGTCGCGGACTGA
- a CDS encoding hypothetical protein (frameshifted, deletion at around 2667033,2667201,2667375), whose protein sequence is MSDPLRDHVAAALADRYAVEAEIGRGAMAVVYRAREVRLRRVVALKVLPPELAFRAGVRERFLREAQTAAQLSHPHIVPVYSAGDDGGVAWLAMALIDGETLAERLARAPRPTVDEARRVLVETADALAYAHARGVVHRDVKPENVLIERETGRVAVTDFGIARATDDDARLTGTGVTLGTPAYMSPEQAMGEAEVDGRADQYALGVVGYQLLTGTLPFQATNATGMLMKHVGEVPRPVRERAPQVPPALAYAVERALAKKPDHRWPDAGAFRDALQRSTAAGPGVGAPTIPAFADVGRRAPEAPAAPALPAWMPPRAPAAPPDPLAAAELARLRGDRSAREEWKEYAREQRRAERERREDWREAARNGLIPAPLAPDLERRAVGPRGFPEIPLDVRAALFRRKAVGSFVLIAFLAVINAMHLFIPPWVVFPAWGILADVRRRWRPLGAAGLDFWDVVFNGRGAVVRAEGDRIAGAARPRAALVGEVRRLRRRAELGAAFAVMAFFIFAAAVVTHGRLLAAPFLLFTVAAVATLAGALREAAAVRRAGVPVRDALSSRWREAVETAAPRPRAEVVDEEVRQLAAAASLNNGALALVRDAVEDRVTVRETLARLSPEDRALLPVADVMPTVDGLVERVADLAGRVERFPADATPAALAALDARLAAPAPPTAEGERMRQLLERQRASLADLIGRRAALEAKLDSARAALRNVRFDLLKLRDEGVGALAGVSTATQEARALSRDIGYALAAAAEVRER, encoded by the coding sequence ATGTCCGACCCGCTTCGCGACCACGTCGCCGCCGCGCTCGCCGACCGCTACGCCGTCGAGGCGGAGATCGGCCGCGGCGCGATGGCGGTGGTCTACCGCGCGCGCGAGGTCCGGCTCCGGCGCGTCGTCGCGCTCAAGGTTTTGCCGCCGGAGCTCGCCTTCCGCGCGGGCGTGCGCGAGCGCTTCCTGCGCGAGGCGCAGACGGCCGCCCAGCTCTCGCACCCGCACATCGTCCCGGTCTACTCGGCCGGGGACGACGGCGGCGTGGCGTGGCTCGCGATGGCGCTCATCGACGGCGAGACGCTGGCGGAGCGACTCGCGCGCGCGCCGCGGCCGACGGTCGACGAGGCGCGGCGCGTGCTCGTCGAGACCGCCGACGCCCTCGCGTACGCGCACGCGCGCGGCGTCGTGCACCGCGACGTCAAGCCGGAGAACGTCCTCATCGAGCGCGAGACGGGGCGCGTGGCAGTGACCGACTTCGGCATCGCCCGCGCGACCGACGACGACGCCCGGCTGACCGGGACCGGCGTGACGTTAGGCACGCCGGCGTACATGAGCCCCGAGCAGGCGATGGGCGAGGCCGAGGTGGACGGCCGCGCCGACCAGTACGCGCTCGGCGTGGTCGGCTACCAGCTGCTCACCGGCACGCTCCCGTTCCAGGCGACGAACGCGACGGGCATGTTGATGAAGCACGTCGGCGAGGTGCCGCGCCCGGTGCGCGAGCGGGCGCCGCAGGTGCCGCCCGCGCTCGCCTACGCGGTCGAGCGCGCGCTCGCCAAGAAGCCGGACCACCGGTGGCCCGACGCGGGCGCGTTCCGCGACGCGCTGCAGCGGAGTACCGCGGCGGGCCCCGGCGTCGGCGCGCCGACCATCCCGGCCTTCGCCGACGTTGGTCGTCGCGCGCCCGAAGCGCCCGCCGCGCCCGCCCTGCCGGCGTGGATGCCCCCGCGCGCGCCGGCAGCCCCACCCGACCCGCTCGCGGCCGCCGAGCTGGCCCGCTTGCGCGGCGACCGCTCCGCCAGAGAAGAGTGGAAGGAGTACGCGCGCGAGCAGCGCCGGGCCGAACGCGAGCGGCGCGAGGACTGGCGCGAGGCGGCGCGTAACGGCCTCATCCCGGCCCCGCTCGCACCCGACCTCGAGCGCCGCGCCGTCGGCCCCCGAGGGTTCCCCGAAATCCCGCTCGACGTGCGCGCCGCGCTCTTCCGGCGCAAGGCGGTCGGGAGCTTCGTGCTGATCGCGTTCCTCGCCGTCATCAACGCGATGCACCTGTTCATCCCGCCCTGGGTCGTATTCCCGGCGTGGGGGATCCTCGCCGACGTGCGCCGGCGGTGGCGGCCGTTAGGCGCGGCGGGGCTGGACTTCTGGGACGTCGTCTTCAACGGTCGCGGCGCCGTCGTCCGGGCCGAGGGCGACCGGATCGCCGGCGCCGCCCGGCCCCGCGCCGCGCTGGTCGGCGAGGTACGGCGCCTGCGCCGCCGGGCCGAACTCGGCGCCGCGTTCGCGGTCATGGCGTTCTTCATCTTCGCCGCGGCCGTCGTGACCCACGGCCGCCTGCTCGCCGCCCCGTTCCTGCTCTTCACGGTCGCCGCGGTCGCGACCCTCGCGGGGGCGCTGCGCGAGGCCGCGGCGGTGCGGCGCGCCGGGGTGCCCGTGCGCGACGCGCTCTCCTCGCGGTGGCGCGAGGCGGTCGAGACGGCGGCGCCGCGCCCGCGCGCCGAGGTCGTCGACGAGGAAGTCCGCCAGCTCGCGGCCGCGGCGAGCCTGAACAACGGCGCGCTCGCCCTCGTGCGCGACGCGGTCGAGGACCGCGTGACCGTGCGCGAGACACTCGCCCGACTCTCCCCGGAGGACCGCGCCCTGCTCCCGGTCGCGGACGTCATGCCCACGGTGGACGGCCTCGTCGAGCGGGTCGCGGACCTGGCTGGGCGGGTCGAGCGTTTCCCGGCCGACGCGACCCCGGCCGCGCTCGCCGCCCTCGACGCGCGGCTCGCCGCGCCCGCGCCGCCCACCGCGGAGGGCGAGCGCATGCGGCAGCTGCTCGAGCGGCAGCGCGCCTCGCTCGCCGACCTCATCGGCCGGCGCGCCGCGCTCGAGGCCAAGCTCGACAGCGCGCGCGCGGCACTCCGCAACGTGCGTTTCGACCTCCTGAAGCTCCGCGACGAGGGCGTCGGCGCGCTGGCCGGCGTGAGCACCGCGACGCAGGAAGCCCGCGCCCTGTCGCGCGACATCGGCTACGCGCTCGCGGCCGCCGCCGAGGTCCGCGAGCGTTAG